A window of Cellulomonas wangleii genomic DNA:
GTCACCTCACCCCGGCCACCCGGAGCCCCGCCGGCTGATCCCCCCCGACAGCCGGCGGGGCTCCGCCGTGCCCGGAGCGCGCCGCGGCGGACGTCCGCCCGGCGGGCGCGGTGCGCCGCTACGGTGGCGCCCGTGACCGACGCCCGCCCGCTCGTCGACGAGTCCGACGCGACCCCCGCCCCGCACCGCCCGGCGACCGAGGGGGCGTCCCCGTCCGACGCGCCGACGGACCGTGCCGGCGCCGCCCTGCCCGGCGACCCCGGGCCGGAGCCGCTGGCCGTCACCCGGCTGGTGGCCGTCGCGCTCGACGAGGACCTCGGCCCCGCTCCCGGCCGCGACGTCACCACGCAGGCCACCGTGGACCCGCAGGCCCGGGGCCGTGCGGACGTGGTCGCGCGGGACGCCGGCGCGATCGCCGGGCTCGTCGTCGTGCCGGAGGTGCTCGACCAGGTCGCCGACCGGCTGGGTCTGCCGCGGGCGACCGTCACGTGGCACGTCCACGACGGCACCGTGGTCGACGCGGGCACGGTCCTGGCGACCGTCGAGGGCCCGACGCACGTGCTGCTCGTCGCGGAGCGCACGCTGCTCAACCTCGTGTCGCGGGCCTCGGGCGTCGCGACCCACACGTACCGCTGGACGCAGGCGCTGACGGGGACGGGTGCGCAGGTGCTCGACACCCGCAAGACCACGCCCGGTCTGCGGGCGCTGGAGAAGTACGCCGTGCGCTGCGGCGGCGGCACCAACAAGCGCATGGGGCTGTACGACGTGGCGATGGTCAAGGACAACCACGTGGTGGCCGCCGGGTCCGTGGCCCGGGCCGTGCGCGCGGTGCGCGAGCGGTTCCCCGACGTGGCGGTGCAGGTCGAGGTGGACCGGCCCGAGCAGGCCGACGAGGCCCTGGACGCCGGCGCCGACTTCCTGCTGCTCGACAACATGGACACCGCGACGCTGACGGCCACGGTCGCGGCGGTCCGGGCGCGCACGGCCGGCGTCGGGCACGTCGACCTCGAGGCCACGGGCAACCTCACGCTCGACCGGGCGCGGGAGGTCGCGCTCACCGGCGTGGACTACCTGTCCGTGGGCGCGCTCACCCACTCGTCGCCCGTCCTCGACGTCGCGCTCGACCTGGACCCCCGGTCCGTGACCGTGGCCACGCAGGGCCTGCCGGCCGCCGGTGCGCCCGTGTCCCGCCCCTAGAATCATCGGGTGAGCGCACGCACCGAACCCACCCCCGCGACGCCTGTCGTCGAGACCCCCGTGGACGACGTCCCCGAGCAGATGCGGGTGCGGCGGGCCAAGCGCGAGCGGCTGATCGAGCAGGGTGTCGCCCCCT
This region includes:
- the nadC gene encoding carboxylating nicotinate-nucleotide diphosphorylase, translated to MPGDPGPEPLAVTRLVAVALDEDLGPAPGRDVTTQATVDPQARGRADVVARDAGAIAGLVVVPEVLDQVADRLGLPRATVTWHVHDGTVVDAGTVLATVEGPTHVLLVAERTLLNLVSRASGVATHTYRWTQALTGTGAQVLDTRKTTPGLRALEKYAVRCGGGTNKRMGLYDVAMVKDNHVVAAGSVARAVRAVRERFPDVAVQVEVDRPEQADEALDAGADFLLLDNMDTATLTATVAAVRARTAGVGHVDLEATGNLTLDRAREVALTGVDYLSVGALTHSSPVLDVALDLDPRSVTVATQGLPAAGAPVSRP